Proteins co-encoded in one Ponticoccus alexandrii genomic window:
- a CDS encoding CPBP family intramembrane glutamic endopeptidase, producing the protein MSTNDLPASEGFLFFERKQCDLPYYRPAPEGFSMVGWFIVLAAVAVSFVVLNIVQQRFHSRVAGFIPPLLFVLIPLFAVAVVAGTKAPSALFKPVGLRDIGLIVLFFVLNAIVTLILGAAMNSAFHTAANPATDMVATASQADQILFFLWSAVQLLGEEIFTILIFLGAMAGLNRVMPRKLALCLAVLIAAIVFGLIHLPTYQGNLIQAAALVPVRIVLLMPYLITRNIWTSTGTHILNDWSIFGLAAFGATHAG; encoded by the coding sequence ATGTCCACGAATGATCTGCCGGCCAGCGAGGGGTTCCTCTTTTTCGAACGCAAGCAGTGCGACCTTCCCTACTACAGGCCCGCGCCAGAGGGTTTCAGCATGGTTGGCTGGTTCATTGTGCTGGCCGCCGTTGCCGTGTCCTTCGTAGTTCTGAACATCGTGCAGCAGCGGTTTCATAGCAGGGTCGCGGGCTTCATTCCGCCCCTACTCTTCGTCCTCATTCCGCTCTTCGCTGTCGCGGTCGTCGCGGGGACAAAAGCACCGTCTGCCCTGTTCAAACCGGTTGGCCTCAGGGATATCGGGCTGATCGTCCTGTTCTTCGTGCTGAACGCGATTGTGACGCTCATCTTGGGCGCGGCCATGAACAGCGCGTTTCACACCGCTGCGAACCCGGCCACGGATATGGTGGCCACGGCGTCCCAAGCGGACCAGATCCTGTTCTTCCTCTGGAGCGCCGTCCAGCTTCTGGGCGAAGAGATTTTCACCATCCTGATTTTCCTCGGCGCCATGGCGGGTCTGAACCGGGTGATGCCTCGCAAGCTGGCCCTTTGCCTCGCCGTGCTGATTGCCGCGATCGTTTTCGGGCTGATCCATCTGCCGACATATCAGGGCAACCTGATCCAGGCCGCCGCGCTGGTCCCGGTCAGGATCGTTCTGCTGATGCCCTACCTCATCACCCGCAACATCTGGACATCGACCGGAACCCACATCCTCAACGACTGGTCGATCTTCGGACTGGCAGCATTCGGCGCGACGCATGCTGGCTGA
- the purS gene encoding phosphoribosylformylglycinamidine synthase subunit PurS — MKVRVHVMLKDGVLDPQGEAVRHALGSLGFSGVGAVRQGKVIELELAEGTSDETIVEMCEKLLANTVIESYRFETV; from the coding sequence ATGAAGGTACGCGTGCATGTGATGCTGAAGGACGGCGTTCTCGACCCGCAGGGCGAAGCGGTGCGCCATGCGCTTGGCTCGCTTGGCTTTTCCGGGGTCGGCGCGGTGCGTCAGGGCAAGGTTATCGAACTGGAACTGGCCGAGGGAACCAGCGACGAGACGATTGTCGAGATGTGTGAGAAGCTGCTCGCCAATACGGTGATCGAAAGCTACCGATTCGAGACCGTCTGA
- a CDS encoding alpha/beta hydrolase, translating to MSPDQIIPVLIALMTGATEPAFDALRDGGHDSRYPVTIEACPRPLGPMEVEGQTVICGRIEVPEDHAATGGATIPLAFAILKSRSTAPAPDPVIYLHGGPGGYTVQAIPLNAHIFDFLRDRRDIILFDQRGAGISDRTIACYSELAADFVQFTKADEEKMFGPDDPLAKCLTETTATGVDLSVYNTTQSARDVRAIMDTLGYPTYNAFGISYGTKLGQELLRTAPEGLRSLVIDSISRVDNPAYDTNGMPSDQALGWVVDYCMAEEACAAAYPDLEGTIAAAGQRLAEDPKLTVMGEEVGPELIADLLDASNGRNMPFTAYLPQVFTELAEGQTATLQKLLAGGFNFIPTPEAIMARYGAGLGDLDRTIAEVALIEATQITSAQSALAKLLSTLSDDLADSGALNTEALLDDALSSVAATMEPDEVLALMRDYVMLIGQQSDRAAIETLIATHVPEVEKPRVLGLVAAMTEEDVAAFYQRARVDSANLTSRSRMTFTLGIIACQEDFPFNSPEGYDAVAANYRFPAVDPGVRKSTLPLYGFCDLFDKYPRDGFHDPVVSDIPVLAMSGTKDTQTDPDAAEKVVRTLTNGQAVLFPEAGHAVIQFSQCAKDVAEGFIEASSAPVNAACTASLVPKFYIPPTAQ from the coding sequence ATGTCGCCAGACCAGATCATCCCGGTCCTCATCGCCCTCATGACCGGAGCGACTGAACCGGCCTTCGACGCGCTCAGGGATGGCGGACATGACAGCCGTTACCCGGTCACGATCGAAGCCTGTCCGCGCCCCCTGGGTCCTATGGAGGTCGAGGGACAGACGGTGATCTGTGGCCGCATCGAGGTGCCAGAGGATCACGCGGCGACCGGCGGCGCGACTATCCCGCTGGCCTTCGCGATCCTGAAGTCCCGCTCTACCGCGCCGGCGCCGGACCCGGTGATCTACCTGCATGGTGGCCCCGGTGGCTACACCGTGCAGGCAATCCCGCTGAACGCGCATATCTTCGACTTCCTGCGCGACCGGCGCGACATCATCCTGTTTGACCAGCGCGGCGCGGGCATCTCGGACCGGACGATTGCTTGCTACAGCGAACTTGCGGCGGACTTCGTCCAGTTCACCAAGGCCGACGAGGAAAAGATGTTCGGCCCCGACGATCCGCTGGCGAAATGCCTGACAGAGACCACGGCCACCGGCGTCGACCTGTCGGTCTACAACACCACGCAAAGCGCCCGCGACGTGCGCGCGATCATGGATACGCTCGGCTATCCGACCTACAACGCCTTCGGCATCTCCTACGGCACCAAGCTGGGGCAGGAGCTGCTGCGCACCGCGCCCGAAGGCCTGCGCAGCCTTGTGATCGACAGCATCAGCCGCGTCGACAATCCGGCCTATGACACGAATGGCATGCCCTCGGATCAGGCGCTTGGCTGGGTGGTCGATTATTGCATGGCGGAGGAGGCCTGCGCCGCGGCCTATCCCGATCTGGAGGGGACCATCGCCGCAGCGGGGCAACGGCTGGCGGAAGACCCGAAGCTGACCGTGATGGGCGAAGAGGTCGGACCGGAGCTGATCGCCGACCTGCTCGATGCCAGCAATGGCCGGAATATGCCCTTCACCGCCTATCTGCCGCAGGTCTTTACCGAACTGGCCGAGGGGCAGACAGCGACATTGCAAAAGCTGCTGGCCGGCGGCTTCAACTTCATCCCGACGCCCGAAGCGATCATGGCCCGCTACGGTGCCGGCCTCGGTGATCTGGACCGCACCATCGCCGAGGTCGCCCTGATCGAGGCGACGCAGATCACCAGCGCGCAATCGGCTCTCGCCAAGCTTCTGTCGACCCTGTCGGACGATCTGGCCGACTCGGGGGCGCTGAATACAGAGGCGCTGTTGGATGACGCGCTGTCCTCCGTTGCCGCCACCATGGAGCCCGACGAAGTGCTGGCCCTCATGCGGGATTACGTGATGCTCATCGGCCAACAGTCCGACCGCGCAGCCATCGAAACGCTGATCGCGACCCATGTGCCGGAGGTCGAAAAACCACGCGTCCTCGGCCTTGTCGCGGCGATGACGGAGGAGGATGTCGCGGCCTTCTACCAACGCGCGAGGGTCGACTCCGCCAACCTCACCTCGCGGTCCCGGATGACCTTCACGCTCGGGATCATCGCCTGCCAGGAGGACTTCCCGTTCAACTCGCCCGAGGGCTACGACGCGGTGGCGGCCAACTATCGCTTCCCCGCCGTCGACCCGGGCGTGCGGAAATCGACCCTGCCTCTCTATGGGTTCTGCGACCTGTTCGACAAGTACCCGCGCGACGGCTTCCACGACCCGGTGGTGAGCGACATTCCGGTGCTCGCCATGTCCGGCACCAAGGACACGCAGACCGACCCGGATGCCGCCGAAAAGGTGGTGCGCACCCTGACCAACGGACAGGCCGTGCTGTTCCCCGAAGCAGGCCACGCGGTGATCCAGTTTTCGCAATGCGCCAAGGATGTGGCTGAGGGGTTCATCGAGGCCTCGTCGGCCCCAGTGAACGCCGCCTGCACAGCATCCCTGGTCCCGAAATTCTACATCCCGCCGACCGCCCAGTAA
- a CDS encoding lysozyme inhibitor LprI family protein — protein MTLRSLSILACLALSPAAGLAQDGPAFDCAKAESSAEKLVCDDDALAALDRRLADRFAAAVDAAKGLDAGAEEATDTLRAMQRGWISGRDECWKEPDLRVCVETAYLQREAELVAEFMLEPASETLELVCGRRALTAMTFPTPLPGLRVEEGDSVYIGAQSALDTPGSYYMRSAGGLVMDGDSMSVSDAYGEEHACQIR, from the coding sequence ATGACACTGCGATCCCTCTCAATCTTGGCCTGCCTTGCGCTGAGCCCCGCCGCGGGACTGGCCCAGGATGGTCCCGCCTTCGACTGCGCGAAGGCCGAAAGTTCTGCCGAGAAGCTGGTCTGCGACGACGACGCTCTGGCCGCGCTGGACCGCCGTCTTGCCGACCGTTTCGCTGCCGCGGTCGACGCGGCCAAGGGGCTGGATGCAGGTGCCGAGGAGGCGACCGACACCCTGCGCGCCATGCAACGCGGTTGGATATCCGGCCGGGACGAATGCTGGAAAGAGCCCGACCTGCGAGTTTGCGTCGAGACGGCGTATCTTCAACGTGAAGCCGAGCTGGTGGCCGAATTCATGCTCGAACCGGCGTCGGAGACGCTCGAACTGGTCTGCGGGCGACGCGCCCTGACTGCGATGACCTTCCCGACACCGTTGCCCGGCCTGCGGGTCGAGGAAGGCGACAGCGTCTACATTGGTGCGCAGTCCGCGCTGGATACACCGGGCAGCTATTACATGCGCAGCGCAGGCGGCCTCGTGATGGACGGTGACAGCATGAGCGTCAGCGACGCCTACGGCGAAGAGCATGCATGCCAGATCCGATGA
- a CDS encoding alpha/beta hydrolase yields MSPEQIFALIAALTAEPDPNAFATLKAGGADPVYPVTIAPCARPVAPSEIDGKTVICGTVAVPFDHRAPDGAKINIAFNLYKAHSLTPAPDPVIYLHGGPGTGTVGKVAKTVGYFEHLRGRRDIIAIDERGVDASAPEMDCYATLGDQLGDVVETRFKGLEMAPLEHDFIEGCLAELAAKGIDTSLINTGQNAMDVPAVMSALGYDSYNIYGISYGTKLTMEILRQNPPGIRAAVIDGNAPPWLPLYSMFWQSHSAPIQLSLSPCERDPVCSEAYPDIVARTFALYETLAEAPVEGPNGQIDPGTLWGVIDQRVDVTGAYKAITPYIPLMVTQLEQGDTTIIDQILSGALPPTPSTSSAEAARAAALAAGLSNAEMAQVEVMLSAAAHIEIAEDTVDRAARQLEGNLDAGARDTNLAELFDDRLAAAIRAMPDQAARLAVGRDYLDLRFEEPSAARLVTLIETHMTGETAEALSGLARQLDDAEVTRVFDLIREDNEATVQDVEGALQLYLYACQEDFADGWNSSKKFSQLMAEDGAWGPLMQEAIVDMVASFETACPLFEKHPRENWTTVGSSDRPVLSMNGELDTQTAGVWGELAVQDYSEAQLVMVPESGHGTIRFSQCAKDITAAFIEDPEGGLDTSCVEDLRLPVMLPDGTMHPLPY; encoded by the coding sequence ATGTCACCGGAACAGATCTTCGCCCTGATCGCCGCACTGACGGCAGAGCCTGACCCCAATGCCTTCGCCACGCTCAAGGCCGGCGGCGCCGACCCGGTCTATCCGGTGACCATCGCCCCCTGCGCGCGGCCCGTCGCGCCTTCGGAAATCGACGGGAAGACCGTCATCTGTGGCACGGTCGCAGTGCCATTCGACCATCGGGCACCTGATGGCGCGAAGATCAACATCGCCTTCAACCTCTACAAGGCGCACTCGCTGACGCCCGCACCCGACCCGGTGATCTACCTGCATGGCGGTCCGGGCACGGGAACGGTCGGGAAGGTCGCCAAGACGGTTGGATATTTCGAGCACCTCCGCGGACGGCGCGACATCATCGCCATCGACGAACGCGGCGTCGATGCCAGTGCCCCCGAAATGGACTGCTATGCGACCCTCGGAGACCAGTTGGGCGATGTCGTCGAAACCCGCTTCAAGGGGCTGGAAATGGCGCCGTTGGAGCATGACTTCATTGAAGGATGCCTCGCAGAACTCGCCGCCAAGGGCATCGACACCTCCCTGATCAACACCGGGCAGAACGCGATGGACGTGCCCGCCGTCATGTCCGCGCTCGGGTATGACAGCTACAATATTTACGGCATTTCCTATGGTACCAAGCTGACGATGGAGATCCTGCGACAGAACCCGCCGGGCATCCGCGCGGCCGTGATCGACGGCAACGCGCCGCCGTGGCTGCCGCTCTACTCGATGTTCTGGCAGTCGCATTCTGCCCCGATCCAGCTGAGCCTTTCGCCCTGTGAGCGCGACCCGGTCTGTTCGGAGGCCTATCCCGACATCGTTGCCCGCACTTTCGCACTATATGAGACTCTGGCCGAGGCGCCGGTGGAAGGGCCGAATGGGCAGATCGACCCCGGAACGCTTTGGGGCGTGATCGACCAGCGGGTGGACGTGACGGGCGCCTACAAGGCCATCACCCCCTACATTCCATTGATGGTGACCCAGTTGGAACAGGGCGACACCACGATCATCGATCAGATCCTATCCGGAGCGCTGCCGCCCACACCGTCAACATCCAGCGCCGAGGCCGCCCGTGCCGCCGCTCTGGCCGCCGGCTTGTCCAACGCAGAGATGGCCCAGGTGGAGGTGATGCTGTCCGCCGCCGCGCACATCGAGATCGCGGAAGACACGGTTGATCGGGCCGCGCGGCAGCTTGAAGGCAATCTCGACGCCGGCGCACGCGATACCAACCTGGCCGAGCTCTTCGATGACCGCCTTGCCGCTGCGATCCGCGCCATGCCTGACCAGGCGGCACGCCTCGCGGTCGGGCGCGACTACCTCGACCTGCGCTTCGAAGAGCCATCGGCCGCCCGGCTGGTCACGCTGATCGAAACCCACATGACGGGCGAGACCGCCGAGGCCCTGTCGGGGCTGGCCCGTCAGCTTGACGACGCAGAGGTCACGCGGGTCTTCGACCTGATCCGTGAAGACAACGAAGCCACCGTGCAGGACGTCGAGGGCGCGCTTCAGCTCTATCTCTACGCCTGTCAGGAGGATTTTGCCGACGGCTGGAATTCGAGTAAGAAGTTCAGTCAGCTGATGGCCGAAGACGGCGCATGGGGACCTCTCATGCAGGAGGCGATCGTTGACATGGTCGCGAGTTTCGAGACAGCGTGTCCCCTGTTCGAAAAGCACCCGCGCGAGAACTGGACGACCGTTGGATCGAGCGACCGACCCGTCCTGTCGATGAACGGAGAACTGGACACCCAGACCGCCGGAGTTTGGGGCGAGCTTGCCGTGCAGGACTACAGCGAAGCGCAGCTGGTCATGGTGCCGGAATCCGGGCACGGCACGATCCGCTTCAGCCAGTGCGCCAAGGACATCACCGCTGCCTTCATCGAGGACCCGGAGGGCGGGCTTGATACTTCGTGCGTCGAGGACCTGCGTCTGCCGGTCATGCTGCCGGACGGGACGATGCATCCGCTGCCCTATTGA
- a CDS encoding right-handed parallel beta-helix repeat-containing protein produces the protein MRQLFSALALSAGAALVTGGAAAQAPAEFDPADFGKIIIQPRQSAGSNGLVFEQAIGDYQNEPIITYGENSPIVRLGKPIGRLDMLFEGGKTGFCTAFIVDDQHIVTNHHCIPGMDGDPSGATSGVQAAQFVAGFIKPGNSQGVDRFTVSPQIVETSRELDYTVLRVFGNPSTKYGKLELAAADPEDSEFLWIIGHPQGQSQHISREGCAAAIPAISAEGKLMHSCDTLGGNSGSPVIRLSDKRVIGLHHAGDSRTGFNMAIPMTRILAESRVLRDASGNQPAPQPVAQQQTPTPGPVEQQPRTVAITPSTGDSCMALWSEAKIIGCAGYETYVSECGDHTFASMAQRVIQRECSVPTRAPVESDVPTLTVKAGGGGDHSSIQSAIASAQPGMRIEVYPGTYTEGLDVTKPVEVVGIGNRADIVIKAAEDNAVRWTAESGRIANMTIIQDGGKYFGFHIAAGSVIVEDNDITSKGLAVMAVRSNEGATIRRNVIHDGAQGGIFLFEEGKALIEDNELFGHALGAIEVKEGADPIVRGNTLRDGGGSGLFVNEGGKGRYEDNTIFNNALANIEVKAANDPLITGNIVRNSQQGGIMVSDGATARIENNTVFANAFAGLEIKSGANPTVWNNEFRDGAQSAIYIHEEGKGVIENNDIHHNAFYGISVKGKSTPVVRENKIHGNSYEAIRVREGGGGTYEDNDLSANAAGAFRIEEDAGNVIRRGNKE, from the coding sequence ATGCGTCAGCTTTTCTCAGCCCTGGCCCTGTCTGCCGGTGCCGCTCTGGTGACCGGTGGCGCGGCGGCTCAGGCCCCGGCGGAATTCGATCCCGCCGATTTCGGAAAGATTATCATCCAGCCGCGCCAGAGCGCGGGCAGCAATGGTCTGGTTTTCGAGCAGGCCATCGGCGACTACCAGAACGAGCCGATCATCACCTACGGCGAGAACAGCCCCATCGTGCGGCTGGGTAAGCCCATCGGGCGGCTCGACATGCTCTTTGAAGGCGGTAAGACCGGCTTCTGCACCGCCTTTATCGTCGACGACCAGCACATCGTCACCAATCACCACTGTATCCCCGGCATGGACGGCGATCCCTCGGGCGCGACCTCGGGCGTTCAGGCGGCGCAGTTCGTCGCGGGCTTCATCAAGCCCGGGAACTCACAGGGCGTCGACCGCTTTACCGTCAGCCCGCAGATCGTCGAGACCAGTCGCGAGCTGGATTACACCGTGCTGCGGGTCTTCGGAAACCCGTCGACCAAATACGGCAAGCTCGAACTTGCCGCCGCCGACCCCGAGGATAGCGAGTTCCTGTGGATCATCGGCCACCCGCAGGGGCAGTCGCAGCACATCAGCCGCGAGGGCTGTGCCGCCGCGATCCCGGCGATCAGCGCCGAGGGCAAGCTCATGCACTCCTGCGACACGCTGGGCGGCAACTCTGGCTCTCCGGTGATCCGGCTCAGCGACAAGCGTGTGATCGGCCTGCACCATGCGGGCGACAGCCGCACCGGATTCAACATGGCGATCCCGATGACGCGGATCCTTGCGGAAAGCCGGGTGCTGCGTGACGCCTCTGGTAACCAGCCCGCGCCGCAGCCGGTCGCCCAACAGCAGACGCCGACGCCGGGCCCGGTTGAACAGCAGCCCAGGACTGTGGCCATCACGCCCTCGACCGGCGACAGCTGCATGGCGCTGTGGTCCGAGGCCAAGATCATCGGCTGCGCGGGCTACGAGACCTACGTTTCGGAATGCGGGGATCACACCTTCGCCTCCATGGCGCAACGGGTGATCCAGCGCGAATGCTCTGTCCCGACCCGCGCGCCGGTCGAATCCGACGTCCCGACGCTGACGGTCAAGGCCGGGGGTGGGGGCGATCACAGTTCCATCCAGTCGGCCATTGCCTCGGCCCAGCCGGGCATGCGGATCGAGGTCTATCCGGGCACCTATACCGAAGGCCTGGACGTGACCAAGCCGGTCGAGGTCGTCGGCATCGGGAACCGCGCCGACATCGTGATCAAGGCGGCTGAGGACAACGCCGTGCGCTGGACCGCCGAATCCGGCCGGATCGCCAATATGACGATCATCCAGGACGGCGGGAAGTACTTCGGGTTCCACATCGCCGCCGGGTCGGTCATCGTCGAGGACAACGACATCACCTCGAAGGGGCTGGCCGTCATGGCGGTGCGCTCCAACGAGGGCGCGACGATCCGGCGCAACGTGATCCACGACGGCGCGCAGGGCGGTATCTTCCTGTTCGAGGAAGGCAAGGCCCTGATCGAGGACAACGAGCTCTTCGGCCATGCCCTTGGTGCCATCGAGGTCAAGGAGGGCGCCGACCCGATTGTACGCGGCAACACGCTGCGGGACGGCGGAGGCTCGGGTCTCTTCGTCAACGAGGGAGGCAAGGGCCGGTACGAGGACAACACGATCTTTAACAACGCACTCGCCAATATCGAGGTGAAGGCAGCGAATGATCCGCTGATCACCGGCAACATCGTGCGCAACAGCCAGCAGGGCGGGATCATGGTGTCCGATGGCGCCACCGCGCGGATCGAGAACAACACGGTCTTCGCAAATGCCTTCGCCGGGCTCGAGATCAAGTCCGGCGCCAACCCGACGGTCTGGAATAACGAGTTCCGCGACGGGGCGCAGTCGGCGATCTACATCCACGAAGAGGGCAAGGGGGTCATCGAGAACAACGATATCCACCACAATGCCTTCTACGGCATCTCGGTGAAGGGCAAGTCGACGCCCGTCGTGCGCGAGAACAAGATCCACGGCAATTCCTACGAAGCGATCCGCGTGCGTGAAGGCGGGGGGGGCACCTACGAGGATAACGACCTGTCCGCCAATGCCGCCGGGGCCTTCCGGATCGAAGAGGATGCGGGCAACGTGATCCGCCGCGGCAACAAGGAATAG
- a CDS encoding SH3 domain-containing protein: protein MEFHSNLIPQRLKSVLAGAAFALAAGLAVLPDAAQAQMGPDYWQVTGVASDDHLNIRSGPGTSNRVVAIAPNGAVFRNLGCRGEGNARWCHLETPDGSTSGWASGRFLIESGAPTHGNGSGQSDVPELYERNTGEIEVRFAQGCTVLYNPAGRVITAGSSCSGTQRNRAYDAVEAHMREQGNHADHSAGNAPASGNVTLSGNGTIYGGSALKGSIFGHKEGAYALAITGGVNCTGLLRHAPGTVRSEAVTVHCTDGASGLATLVRNRSGNGSTLTMTLTNGTGGYVMF, encoded by the coding sequence ATGGAGTTTCATAGCAATCTGATACCGCAGCGCCTGAAGTCGGTTCTCGCCGGCGCCGCCTTCGCCCTTGCCGCCGGTCTGGCCGTTCTGCCCGATGCAGCGCAGGCGCAGATGGGGCCGGACTACTGGCAGGTGACCGGCGTCGCCTCGGACGATCACCTGAACATCCGCAGCGGCCCCGGCACGTCGAACCGAGTGGTGGCAATTGCGCCGAACGGGGCAGTCTTCCGCAACCTCGGGTGCCGTGGTGAGGGCAATGCCCGCTGGTGTCACCTCGAAACGCCGGATGGCAGCACCTCGGGCTGGGCCTCGGGGCGGTTCCTTATAGAATCAGGCGCGCCCACCCATGGCAACGGGTCCGGTCAATCAGACGTGCCCGAGCTTTATGAACGCAACACCGGCGAGATCGAGGTGCGTTTCGCTCAGGGCTGCACGGTGCTCTACAATCCGGCGGGCCGGGTCATCACGGCGGGAAGCTCCTGCTCGGGCACACAGCGCAACCGGGCCTACGACGCGGTCGAGGCGCATATGCGCGAACAGGGGAACCACGCCGATCACTCGGCTGGCAACGCCCCTGCCTCTGGCAACGTCACCCTCTCGGGCAACGGGACGATCTATGGGGGCAGTGCGCTGAAGGGCTCGATCTTTGGTCACAAGGAAGGTGCCTATGCGCTGGCGATCACGGGCGGTGTGAACTGCACGGGTCTTCTTCGCCATGCGCCCGGCACTGTCCGGAGCGAGGCTGTGACCGTCCATTGCACAGACGGGGCCAGCGGCCTGGCCACCCTTGTCCGGAACCGCAGCGGCAACGGCAGCACCCTGACGATGACCCTGACCAACGGCACCGGGGGATATGTCATGTTCTGA
- a CDS encoding AraC family transcriptional regulator, which yields MLTYEAKHWEETASGRGDYRSTLFSAPDAFNMARGRNRHLRVNSATFPLIGTSLLSVASSGHDIDLADDNFLTIMLPTRGVTRVRMDRTERIITEGGALALGPSERWTQVDPRGNRDFRANVAKIDLKRVGQGKVFPGVTTDPVVSISTAALEGFRGLMRYLFADLASPVPTLVHQPASDLFAALVLEHLRHLLAWDGADPVRDGSQNDLVRRALDYMTTYAGDPLTVPAIAEAVGVSTRRLQDAFRLTTGWTPWEHLTGIRLENARTRLLAASGPSVTAIAFDCGFSHLGRFSQTYRSAYGEAPSVTLTKARDAARKARPANRIEPTQIG from the coding sequence ATGCTCACGTATGAAGCAAAGCACTGGGAAGAAACGGCGAGCGGTCGTGGCGATTACCGCTCCACGCTGTTCAGCGCCCCTGACGCCTTCAACATGGCGCGGGGTCGGAATCGTCACCTCAGGGTCAACTCGGCCACCTTTCCCCTGATCGGAACAAGCCTGCTCAGCGTCGCATCCTCGGGTCACGACATCGACCTGGCCGACGACAACTTCCTGACGATCATGCTTCCGACGCGGGGGGTGACCCGGGTGCGCATGGATCGGACGGAGCGGATCATCACGGAAGGCGGCGCGCTGGCGCTTGGCCCATCGGAGCGATGGACGCAGGTCGACCCGAGGGGAAATCGGGATTTCCGGGCCAATGTCGCAAAGATCGACCTGAAACGGGTCGGACAGGGCAAGGTCTTCCCTGGCGTGACGACAGACCCGGTCGTGTCGATCTCGACCGCCGCCCTCGAAGGATTTCGCGGGCTGATGCGGTATCTGTTCGCGGACCTGGCATCGCCTGTGCCCACGCTCGTTCATCAACCTGCCTCGGATCTCTTCGCGGCGCTCGTCCTTGAACATCTGCGCCACCTGCTGGCGTGGGACGGCGCCGATCCGGTCCGGGACGGGTCGCAGAACGACTTGGTTCGCCGCGCCTTGGACTACATGACGACATATGCCGGTGACCCGCTGACCGTCCCCGCCATCGCCGAGGCGGTCGGGGTCAGCACCCGGAGGCTTCAGGACGCCTTTCGGCTGACGACCGGGTGGACCCCATGGGAGCACCTGACCGGGATACGGCTGGAAAATGCGCGAACACGGCTTCTTGCCGCCAGCGGGCCGTCGGTGACGGCCATCGCCTTCGACTGTGGCTTTTCCCATCTCGGGCGGTTTTCGCAGACCTATCGCAGCGCCTACGGTGAGGCACCATCCGTCACCCTGACCAAAGCCCGGGACGCGGCCAGAAAGGCGCGTCCCGCAAACCGGATAGAGCCGACGCAGATCGGATAG